ATTGCTTGCTGATAAAGGATATACGGTCGGTAATATTGATGCTACCATTTGTGCTGAGCGTCCGAAGCTCAAAGCACATATCCCTTTGATGCAGGAGACAATGGCAAAAGTCATGGGAATTGATGTAGATGATATTTCCATAAAAGCGACTACTACCGAGAAACTCGGGTTTACAGGTCGCGAAGAAGGCATTTCGGCCTATGCCACGGTACTGATAGAGAAGAATAATTAACCCCCTAAAATAAATAATTATGATTCGACTTTTGAAATTTCACTTAACACTAATCTTACTGTTGGCAACTACTTTTGGTATGGCTCAAAAAAGTGAACTGAAATTCAGTAAAGATGGTAAGTTCAAAATTGTGCAATTTACCGATGTACACTTTAAGTATGGTAATCCGGCTTCCGACGTAGCATTGGAACGTATCAATCAAGTACTTGATGCCGAACGGCCGGATTTGGTTGTCTTTACCGGAGATGTTGTTTATGCGGCACCTGCGGATTCCGGTATGCTGAAGGTCTTGGAACAAGTGTCCAAGCGCAAGCTCCCTTTCGTCGTAACTTTTGGAAACCATGACAATGAACAGGGAATGACGCGTGAACAACTGTATGATATTATCCGTACAGTGCCGGGTAACTTATTACCCGACCGTGGAACAGCCCTGTCTCCTGACTATGTGTTGACAGTAAAATCTTCTTCCGACTCTAAAAAGGATGCAGCCCTGCTTTATTGCATGGACACCCATTCTTATTCACTTTTGGAAGACGTGAAAGGCTATGACTGGCTTACATTTGACCAAATCAACTGGTATCGTCAGCAAAGCGCAGCTTATAAGGCTCAGAATGGCGGACAACCGTTGCCTGCCCTTGCATTTTTCCATATTCCTCTGCCCGAATATCACGAAGCCATTCGCGATGAAAACGCAGCTTTTCGCGGAACGCGTATGGAAGAAGCTTGTGCACCTAGAATAAATACAGGAATGTTTGCCGCCATGAAAGAAGCGGGAGATGTGATGGGTGTATTTGTCGGTCACGACCATGACAATGACTATGCTGTCATGTGGAAAAATATCCTTTTGGCTTACG
The DNA window shown above is from Bacteroides faecium and carries:
- a CDS encoding metallophosphoesterase family protein; amino-acid sequence: MIRLLKFHLTLILLLATTFGMAQKSELKFSKDGKFKIVQFTDVHFKYGNPASDVALERINQVLDAERPDLVVFTGDVVYAAPADSGMLKVLEQVSKRKLPFVVTFGNHDNEQGMTREQLYDIIRTVPGNLLPDRGTALSPDYVLTVKSSSDSKKDAALLYCMDTHSYSLLEDVKGYDWLTFDQINWYRQQSAAYKAQNGGQPLPALAFFHIPLPEYHEAIRDENAAFRGTRMEEACAPRINTGMFAAMKEAGDVMGVFVGHDHDNDYAVMWKNILLAYGRYTGGNTVYNHLPNGARIIVLDEGARTFTSWIRQKDGIVDKVSYPASFVKDDWTKR